In Streptococcus oralis, a single window of DNA contains:
- a CDS encoding DUF1002 domain-containing protein, whose amino-acid sequence MRKKFFLTSAAVLWAATAMTSVHAATDVQKVIDETYVQPEYVLGSSLSEDQKNQTLSKLGYDASKDTKDIKTMTPDIYSKIMNVANDASLQLYSSAKIQKLGDKSPLEVKIETPENITKVTQDMYRNAAVTLGVEHAKITVAAPIPVTGESALAGIYYSLEANGAKVPQANKDLAQEELKALSDINAENKDKSGYDANKLNVALADIKAGIAKAKEAKGNLTEEDVRKIVEDTLKNYKLDQVITGNQVNIIINFALNLSKSDILNNADFTKTLNDLKESIVSQAGDSFKNINLNFDANKALEDGGNFFSSLWQAIVNFFKSFGA is encoded by the coding sequence ATGAGAAAGAAATTCTTTCTAACAAGTGCTGCAGTATTGTGGGCAGCAACAGCTATGACGAGTGTCCACGCAGCAACAGATGTTCAAAAAGTAATCGATGAAACCTATGTACAACCAGAATACGTCCTAGGTTCTTCTCTATCCGAAGACCAGAAGAATCAAACTCTTAGCAAACTTGGCTATGACGCATCAAAAGACACCAAAGATATCAAAACTATGACACCTGATATCTATTCGAAAATTATGAATGTGGCTAATGATGCTAGTCTACAGCTCTATTCGTCGGCTAAGATTCAAAAGCTAGGTGATAAGTCGCCTCTAGAGGTCAAGATTGAAACGCCAGAAAATATCACCAAGGTGACGCAGGATATGTACCGTAACGCAGCGGTGACGCTGGGAGTTGAGCATGCCAAAATCACAGTTGCAGCTCCTATACCAGTTACAGGTGAGAGCGCCCTTGCTGGGATTTACTACTCGTTAGAGGCCAATGGTGCTAAAGTTCCGCAAGCCAATAAAGATCTAGCTCAAGAGGAGCTAAAAGCCTTGTCTGATATCAATGCTGAAAACAAGGACAAGTCAGGTTACGACGCCAATAAGCTCAATGTGGCTTTGGCAGATATCAAGGCAGGAATTGCAAAGGCAAAAGAAGCCAAAGGAAATCTGACAGAAGAAGATGTCCGCAAAATCGTTGAAGACACGCTAAAAAACTACAAACTTGATCAGGTTATAACAGGAAACCAGGTCAATATCATCATCAATTTTGCACTTAACCTCTCAAAGAGTGACATTTTGAACAATGCTGATTTCACTAAAACCCTAAATGACCTCAAGGAAAGCATTGTTTCCCAAGCTGGAGATAGCTTTAAAAATATCAACCTCAACTTTGATGCCAATAAAGCGCTAGAAGACGGGGGCAACTTCTTTAGCTCCCTGTGGCAAGCCATTGTCAACTTTTTCAAGAGTTTTGGTGCTTAG
- the rlmD gene encoding 23S rRNA (uracil(1939)-C(5))-methyltransferase RlmD, whose translation MLKKNDIVEVEIVDLTHEGAGVAKVDGLVFFVENALPTEKILMRVLKVNKKIGYGKVEEYLVQSPYRNQDLDLAYLRSGIADLGHLAYPEQLKFKSKQVKDSLYKIAGITDVEVSETLGMGHPVQYRNKAQVPVRRVNGVLETGFFRKNSHDLMPLEDFFIQNPVIDQVIVALRDLLRRFDLKPYDEKEQSGLIRNLVVRRGHYSGQIMVILVTTRPKVFRVEQLIEHLIKQFPEIVSVMQNINDQNTNAIFGKEWKTLYGQDYITDQMLGNDFQISGPAFYQVNTEMAEKLYQTAIDFAELREDDVVIDAYSGIGTIGLSVAKHVKEVYGVEVIPEAVENSQKNATLNNITNAHYVCDTAENAMRNWLKEGIQPTVILVDPPRKGLTESFIKASAQTGADRIAYISCNVATMARDIKLYQELGYELKKVQPVDLFPQTHHVEAVSLLVKE comes from the coding sequence ATGCTAAAGAAAAATGATATTGTAGAAGTTGAAATTGTCGATTTGACCCATGAAGGTGCTGGAGTTGCTAAGGTAGATGGTTTGGTTTTCTTTGTAGAAAATGCTCTACCAACTGAGAAAATCCTCATGCGAGTCCTTAAAGTCAACAAAAAGATTGGCTATGGGAAGGTTGAAGAATACCTTGTTCAGTCACCCTATCGTAACCAAGACCTTGACCTAGCTTATCTACGCTCAGGTATCGCTGATTTAGGGCATCTTGCCTATCCAGAGCAGCTCAAGTTTAAAAGCAAGCAAGTCAAAGATAGTCTCTACAAGATTGCTGGCATTACAGATGTAGAGGTCTCTGAAACGCTCGGCATGGGGCACCCAGTCCAGTATCGAAATAAGGCACAGGTACCCGTTCGTCGAGTGAATGGTGTCTTGGAAACTGGTTTTTTCCGTAAAAATTCGCACGACCTTATGCCCCTTGAAGATTTCTTCATCCAGAATCCTGTCATTGACCAAGTTATTGTGGCTTTACGAGATTTGCTTCGTCGTTTTGATTTGAAACCTTATGATGAAAAGGAACAGTCTGGATTGATTCGGAACCTTGTGGTGCGTCGTGGTCACTATTCCGGACAAATCATGGTTATCTTAGTGACTACACGTCCTAAAGTTTTCCGAGTGGAGCAGTTGATTGAACACCTTATCAAGCAGTTCCCGGAGATTGTGTCTGTCATGCAAAATATCAACGACCAGAATACCAATGCGATTTTTGGCAAGGAGTGGAAGACTCTTTATGGTCAAGACTATATTACGGACCAGATGTTGGGAAATGACTTTCAAATATCCGGGCCAGCCTTTTACCAGGTCAATACAGAAATGGCAGAGAAACTTTATCAAACAGCTATTGACTTTGCGGAGTTAAGAGAAGATGATGTGGTGATTGACGCTTATTCTGGGATTGGAACGATTGGATTATCCGTTGCCAAGCATGTCAAAGAAGTCTACGGTGTTGAAGTGATTCCAGAAGCAGTAGAGAATAGCCAGAAGAATGCTACCTTGAATAATATCACTAATGCACACTATGTCTGTGACACAGCTGAAAATGCCATGAGGAATTGGCTCAAGGAAGGTATCCAACCAACCGTTATCTTGGTTGACCCACCACGCAAGGGATTGACAGAAAGCTTTATCAAAGCAAGCGCTCAAACAGGAGCAGACCGAATTGCCTATATCTCCTGTAATGTCGCAACCATGGCGCGTGATATCAAACTCTACCAAGAGTTGGGATATGAATTGAAGAAAGTCCAACCGGTGGATTTGTTTCCTCAAACGCACCATGTTGAGGCGGTAAGTTTGCTAGTCAAGGAGTAA
- the mef(A) gene encoding macrolide efflux MFS transporter Mef(A), with translation MEKYNNWKRKFYAIWAGQAVSLITSAILQMAIIFYLTEKTGSAMVLSMASLVGFLPYAILGPAIGVLVDRHDRKKIMIGADLIIAAAGAVLAIVAFCMELPVWMIMIVLFIRSIGTAFHTPALNAVTPLLVPEEQLTKCAGYSQSLQSISYIVSPAVAALLYSVWDLNAIIAIDVLGAVIASITVAIVRIPKLGNQVQSLEPNFIREMKEGVVVLRQNKGLFALLLLGTLYTFVYMPINALFPLISMEHFNGTPVHISITEISFAFGMLAGGLLLGRLGGFEKHVLLITSSFFIMGISLTISGLLPQSGFFIFVVCCAIMGLSVPFYSGVQTALFQEKIKPEYLGRVFSLTGSIMSLAMPIGLILSALFADRIGVNHWFLLSGILIICIAIVCPMINEIRKLDLK, from the coding sequence ATGGAAAAATACAACAATTGGAAACGAAAATTTTATGCAATATGGGCAGGGCAAGCAGTATCATTAATCACTAGTGCCATCCTGCAAATGGCGATTATTTTTTACCTTACAGAAAAAACAGGATCTGCGATGGTCTTGTCTATGGCTTCATTAGTAGGTTTTTTACCCTATGCGATTTTGGGACCTGCCATTGGTGTGCTAGTGGATCGTCATGATAGGAAGAAGATAATGATTGGTGCCGATTTAATTATCGCAGCAGCTGGTGCAGTGCTTGCTATTGTTGCATTCTGTATGGAGCTACCTGTCTGGATGATTATGATAGTATTGTTTATCCGTAGCATTGGAACAGCTTTTCATACCCCAGCACTCAATGCGGTTACACCACTTTTAGTACCAGAAGAACAGCTAACGAAATGCGCAGGCTATAGTCAGTCTTTGCAGTCTATAAGCTATATTGTTAGTCCGGCAGTTGCAGCACTCTTATACTCCGTTTGGGATTTAAATGCTATTATTGCCATCGACGTATTGGGTGCTGTGATTGCATCTATTACGGTAGCAATTGTACGTATACCTAAGCTGGGTAATCAAGTGCAAAGTTTAGAACCAAATTTCATAAGGGAGATGAAAGAAGGAGTTGTGGTTCTGAGACAAAACAAAGGATTGTTTGCCTTATTACTCTTAGGAACACTATATACTTTTGTTTATATGCCAATCAATGCACTATTTCCTTTAATAAGCATGGAACACTTTAATGGAACGCCTGTGCATATTTCTATTACGGAAATTTCCTTTGCATTTGGGATGCTAGCAGGAGGCTTATTATTAGGAAGATTAGGGGGCTTCGAAAAGCATGTATTACTAATAACAAGTTCATTTTTTATAATGGGGATAAGCTTAACCATTTCAGGATTACTTCCCCAAAGTGGATTTTTCATTTTTGTAGTCTGCTGTGCAATAATGGGGCTTTCTGTTCCGTTTTACAGCGGTGTGCAAACAGCTCTTTTTCAGGAGAAAATTAAGCCTGAATATTTAGGACGTGTATTTTCTTTAACTGGAAGTATCATGTCTCTTGCTATGCCAATTGGATTAATTCTTTCTGCACTCTTTGCTGATAGAATCGGTGTAAATCATTGGTTTTTACTATCAGGTATTTTAATTATTTGCATTGCAATAGTTTGCCCAATGATAAATGAGATTAGAAAATTAGATTTAAAATAA
- the msr(D) gene encoding ABC-F type ribosomal protection protein Msr(D), whose product MELILKAKDIRVEFKGRDVLDINELEVYDYDRIGLVGANGAGKSTLLRVLLGELTPPGCKMNRLGELAYIPQLDEVTLQEEKDFALVGKLGVEQLNIQTMSGGEETRLKIAQALSAQVHGILADEPTSHLDREGIDFLIGQLKYFTGALLVISHDRYFLDEIVDKIWELKDGKITEYWGNYSDYLRQKEEERKSQAAEYEQFIAERARLERAAEEKRKQARKIEQKAKGSSKKKSTEDGGRLAHQKSIGSKEKKMYNAAKTLEHRIAALGKVEAPEGIRRIRFRQSKALELHNPYPIVGAEINKVFGDKALFENASFQIPLGAKVALTGGNGIGKTTLIQMILNHEEGISISPKAKIGYFAQNGYKYNSNQNVMEFMQKDCDYNISEIRSVLASMGFKQNDIGKSLSVLSGGEIIKLLLAKMLMGRYNILIMDEPSNFLDIPSLEALEILMKEYTGTIVFITHDKRLLENVADVVYEIRDKKINLKH is encoded by the coding sequence ATGGAATTAATATTAAAAGCAAAAGACATTCGTGTGGAATTCAAAGGACGCGATGTTTTAGATATAAATGAATTAGAAGTATATGATTATGACCGTATTGGTTTAGTAGGAGCAAATGGTGCTGGAAAAAGCACTTTACTCAGGGTACTTTTAGGAGAATTAACTCCCCCAGGATGTAAAATGAATCGTCTGGGTGAACTTGCCTATATTCCCCAGTTGGACGAAGTAACTCTGCAGGAGGAAAAAGATTTTGCACTTGTAGGCAAGCTAGGTGTTGAGCAATTAAATATACAGACTATGAGCGGTGGTGAAGAAACAAGGCTTAAAATAGCACAGGCCTTATCGGCACAGGTTCATGGTATTTTAGCGGATGAACCTACGAGCCATTTAGACCGTGAAGGAATTGATTTTCTAATAGGACAGCTAAAATATTTTACAGGTGCACTGTTAGTTATTAGCCATGACCGCTATTTTCTTGATGAAATAGTAGATAAAATATGGGAACTGAAAGATGGCAAAATCACTGAGTATTGGGGAAACTATTCTGATTATCTTCGTCAGAAAGAGGAAGAACGTAAGAGCCAAGCTGCAGAATACGAACAATTTATTGCGGAACGTGCCCGATTGGAAAGGGCTGCGGAGGAAAAGCGAAAACAGGCTCGTAAAATAGAACAGAAGGCAAAAGGTTCTTCAAAGAAAAAAAGTACTGAAGACGGAGGGCGTTTAGCTCATCAAAAATCAATAGGAAGTAAGGAAAAAAAGATGTATAATGCTGCTAAAACCCTAGAGCACAGGATTGCGGCCTTAGGAAAAGTAGAAGCTCCGGAAGGCATTCGCAGAATTCGTTTCAGGCAAAGTAAAGCATTGGAGCTCCATAATCCATACCCTATAGTCGGTGCAGAAATTAATAAAGTATTTGGGGATAAGGCTCTGTTTGAAAATGCATCTTTTCAAATTCCGTTAGGAGCAAAAGTGGCGTTAACTGGTGGTAATGGAATCGGAAAAACAACTTTAATCCAAATGATCTTAAACCATGAAGAAGGAATTTCTATTTCGCCTAAGGCAAAAATAGGTTACTTTGCACAGAATGGTTACAAGTACAACAGTAATCAGAATGTTATGGAGTTTATGCAGAAGGATTGTGACTACAATATATCAGAAATTCGTTCAGTGCTAGCATCTATGGGGTTCAAACAGAACGATATTGGAAAAAGTTTATCTGTTTTAAGCGGTGGAGAAATTATAAAATTGTTGCTTGCTAAAATGCTCATGGGTAGATATAACATCCTAATAATGGATGAACCCAGTAACTTCCTTGACATACCAAGTTTAGAGGCTTTGGAAATACTAATGAAGGAGTACACCGGAACTATCGTGTTTATCACCCACGATAAACGATTACTCGAAAATGTAGCAGATGTAGTTTATGAAATTAGAGATAAGAAAATAAATCTGAAACATTAA
- a CDS encoding DUF5960 family protein, with amino-acid sequence MNQLEFQRNHLQMDYYSESYQDFERDFYRYSNMNIPLTFLTDDILKTMATSRKNYFVLNKEKSRDNRDHFFIFEVSTVDENPLIYHYTYKKTTIYLAEK; translated from the coding sequence ATGAATCAGCTTGAGTTTCAGCGTAATCACCTACAAATGGACTATTATAGCGAGAGCTACCAAGATTTTGAACGTGACTTCTACCGCTACTCTAACATGAATATTCCATTGACCTTCCTAACTGATGATATCCTAAAAACAATGGCGACTTCACGTAAGAATTACTTTGTCCTCAATAAGGAAAAGTCCAGAGATAACCGCGATCACTTCTTCATATTTGAAGTAAGTACCGTAGATGAGAATCCGCTAATCTATCATTATACATATAAGAAAACTACAATATATTTAGCAGAAAAATAG
- a CDS encoding TMEM175 family protein, with amino-acid sequence MEKERLGAFIDAVLAIVMTILVLELEKPKTFDLQGLWELRTNFLAYGISFFWLGAMWVNIHSSSHLIKKVSQKTVWATIIMLFFSSLFPYTTQLIATHFDNGSMQAFYGVIVLLISFSVLWYYRTLDEVNDIAEMHALRRGRKRWIRWDIGIKMLGLILSLTIFPAGVGLSVLVTLLFIVIPRQFKV; translated from the coding sequence ATGGAAAAGGAACGTTTGGGAGCCTTTATTGACGCTGTGTTAGCCATCGTTATGACTATCTTGGTTTTGGAGCTGGAAAAGCCAAAAACCTTTGATTTACAAGGACTATGGGAGCTTAGAACAAATTTTCTTGCCTACGGTATTTCTTTCTTTTGGCTGGGAGCTATGTGGGTCAATATCCATTCTTCTTCGCATCTCATTAAAAAAGTTAGCCAAAAAACAGTCTGGGCAACCATTATCATGCTCTTTTTCTCCTCCCTTTTTCCCTATACCACTCAGCTCATAGCAACCCATTTCGACAATGGTAGCATGCAAGCATTCTATGGGGTAATCGTTCTACTCATTAGCTTTTCAGTATTATGGTATTACCGTACCTTGGATGAAGTGAATGATATAGCTGAGATGCATGCGTTAAGACGAGGACGAAAACGTTGGATACGATGGGATATTGGTATTAAAATGTTAGGGCTTATCTTGTCTCTGACAATCTTCCCAGCAGGAGTAGGACTGTCAGTCCTAGTAACACTTTTGTTTATTGTTATCCCGAGACAATTTAAAGTCTAA
- a CDS encoding CPBP family intramembrane glutamic endopeptidase — protein MTEIDKKNLKNYLYCTFGITYIAWGLLAIFTQSYILGLETIIGRILHIVGALGPAIASGFYLKRNNIKFKHFVFTKRKSSSIYFIIHLLAILILFSVSSLELNGVSIYLMPLFFIQLIFFGGGHEELGWRGILQPLLDKKYTYWRSNLIVGSIWGIWHLPLWFIVGENHQGFPFILFFIYTLFLSFVLGLLYRQTKSVGYCILFHAFANFLNLYFVLKINLIFIIIFIGYLIYTILASNRISKGTTF, from the coding sequence ATGACAGAAATTGACAAAAAGAATTTAAAAAATTATCTTTATTGTACATTTGGAATTACTTATATAGCTTGGGGGCTTCTTGCCATCTTTACTCAATCTTATATTTTGGGATTGGAAACGATTATAGGTAGAATATTACATATAGTTGGTGCACTTGGACCAGCTATTGCAAGTGGCTTTTATTTGAAAAGGAATAATATAAAATTTAAACATTTTGTATTTACTAAAAGAAAAAGTAGTAGTATTTATTTCATTATTCATTTGTTAGCAATTTTGATACTATTTTCTGTATCTTCCTTAGAACTAAACGGAGTATCCATTTATCTGATGCCACTATTCTTTATTCAATTAATTTTTTTTGGTGGCGGTCACGAAGAATTAGGATGGAGAGGCATACTACAACCCTTACTTGATAAAAAATATACTTATTGGCGATCTAATTTGATTGTAGGATCAATTTGGGGGATTTGGCATCTGCCTTTATGGTTTATAGTTGGAGAAAATCATCAAGGATTTCCTTTTATTTTATTTTTTATATATACATTATTTTTAAGTTTTGTTTTAGGGCTTCTTTACCGTCAAACGAAATCTGTGGGATACTGTATATTATTTCATGCGTTCGCAAATTTTTTAAATCTCTATTTTGTGTTAAAAATTAATCTTATTTTTATTATCATTTTTATTGGTTATTTGATTTATACTATATTGGCGAGTAATAGAATTAGTAAGGGAACAACATTTTAA
- a CDS encoding SAP domain-containing protein has product MIESRPEFDKITSFDEFNKYYWYRDELSQICKSLGLEYRGTKQELNHIIEQYFKGNLIKKSSIKRKKKQVEVLTLDTPLLECGFSFNAHFREYFSTLTDVSPFKFTADMATAWRKVKRENDLSFTIQDMLKVYYGNSDYAKYDNSVCQWNRFLKDFCADENSRNYSNKLKVASILWKEVRNSKNEKFYSKNLLTKYADRIKDNCK; this is encoded by the coding sequence TTGATAGAAAGCAGACCTGAGTTTGATAAAATCACATCCTTTGATGAGTTTAATAAATACTATTGGTATCGTGATGAACTTTCACAGATATGCAAGTCATTAGGGCTTGAATATAGAGGTACCAAACAAGAACTCAATCATATTATTGAGCAGTACTTTAAGGGTAATTTGATTAAAAAATCATCAATAAAAAGGAAAAAGAAACAAGTAGAAGTCCTTACCTTGGACACGCCCTTACTTGAGTGCGGATTCTCCTTTAATGCACACTTTAGAGAATATTTCTCAACTTTAACAGATGTTTCACCCTTTAAGTTTACTGCCGATATGGCGACAGCTTGGAGAAAAGTAAAAAGAGAAAATGATTTGAGTTTTACAATCCAAGATATGCTAAAAGTTTATTATGGAAATTCAGATTATGCTAAGTATGACAATTCGGTTTGTCAATGGAACCGATTTTTAAAGGACTTCTGTGCAGACGAAAATAGTCGTAACTACTCAAACAAGTTAAAAGTTGCTTCTATTCTTTGGAAAGAAGTTAGAAATTCAAAAAATGAAAAATTTTATTCAAAGAATCTTTTGACTAAATATGCTGATAGAATAAAAGACAATTGTAAGTAG
- a CDS encoding diacylglycerol/lipid kinase family protein, translating into MKKAMLIINPTSGGEKALDYKEKLENKAKEYFEYVETKITEKALDATNFAEEASREQYDAVVVFGGDGTVNEVISGIAERDYVPKLGIIPGGTGNLITKLLEINQDIDGAIDELDFNLTNKIDIGKANDNYFGYIFSIGSLPEAIHNVEIEDKTKFGIFAYAVNTMKSVMTDQVFNIKVETENGNYVGEASHVLVLLTNYFADKKIFEEDKDGYANILILKDASIFSKLSVIPDLLKGDVVGNDNIEYIRARNIKISSDSELESDVDGDKSDNLPVEIKVLAQRVEVFSKPKE; encoded by the coding sequence ATGAAAAAAGCAATGTTAATTATCAACCCTACCTCTGGTGGGGAGAAGGCTTTGGATTATAAAGAAAAGCTGGAGAATAAAGCAAAAGAATACTTTGAATATGTTGAAACCAAAATTACCGAAAAAGCGTTGGATGCAACAAATTTTGCTGAAGAAGCTTCTCGTGAGCAGTACGATGCAGTGGTTGTTTTCGGTGGAGACGGGACTGTCAATGAAGTCATTTCGGGTATTGCTGAGAGAGACTACGTTCCTAAGTTGGGTATTATCCCAGGCGGTACGGGTAACCTCATTACAAAACTGTTGGAAATCAATCAAGACATCGATGGCGCGATAGATGAACTCGATTTTAATTTAACCAACAAGATTGATATCGGTAAAGCAAATGATAACTATTTTGGTTATATCTTTAGTATCGGTTCTCTGCCTGAGGCGATTCACAATGTTGAAATCGAGGACAAGACAAAATTTGGTATCTTTGCCTATGCTGTAAATACAATGAAGTCTGTCATGACGGATCAGGTCTTTAACATTAAGGTTGAGACAGAAAATGGAAATTATGTTGGTGAAGCTAGTCATGTTTTGGTACTCTTGACAAATTACTTCGCTGATAAGAAAATCTTTGAAGAAGACAAAGATGGCTATGCCAATATTTTGATTCTAAAAGATGCTTCTATATTCTCTAAATTATCTGTCATTCCTGATTTACTAAAAGGGGATGTTGTCGGCAATGATAATATTGAGTATATCAGAGCGCGTAATATTAAAATCTCTTCAGATAGTGAATTGGAGTCAGATGTTGACGGCGATAAATCGGATAACCTACCTGTAGAAATCAAAGTCCTAGCTCAGCGAGTAGAAGTATTTTCAAAGCCGAAAGAGTAG
- a CDS encoding phosphoribosylanthranilate isomerase, with translation MNSLFDEFRTICSHLNQVGITPTLMGSLGFEYRSNEEWQPSDIDIHVPGDPRGWEAPDHLRIYDWDKIMKVMNHLGYALIDIHEHEFQKDGLSVEFGSIDSLPDFAGVSESDIELIHLENITFRVPSLEQFLSIYKASSHDSYRNDHNNNKDFKKIEWLERHL, from the coding sequence ATGAATTCTCTATTTGATGAATTTCGAACAATTTGTTCTCATTTAAACCAAGTTGGAATCACACCGACGCTCATGGGGTCTTTGGGTTTTGAATACCGATCAAATGAAGAATGGCAGCCGTCTGACATTGATATTCATGTGCCTGGTGACCCTAGAGGTTGGGAAGCACCTGATCATCTCAGAATTTATGACTGGGACAAGATAATGAAAGTGATGAACCACTTAGGCTATGCCTTAATAGATATTCATGAGCATGAATTCCAAAAGGATGGTCTGAGTGTTGAGTTTGGAAGTATTGATTCTTTACCAGATTTTGCAGGAGTTTCGGAATCGGATATAGAGCTGATTCATCTTGAGAACATCACGTTTCGCGTTCCAAGTTTGGAACAGTTTTTAAGTATTTACAAGGCTTCTTCCCATGATTCCTATCGAAATGACCACAATAACAATAAGGATTTTAAAAAGATTGAGTGGCTGGAAAGGCATTTGTAA
- a CDS encoding glycoside hydrolase family 13 protein, with amino-acid sequence MELTAIYHRPESEYAYLYKDKTMHIRIRTKKDDIESINLHYGDPFIFIEDRYEDSKEMSKVTSDALFDYWQVEISVDYARLQYLFELKDKQAQSILYGDKGCVENTLENLHYEGNGFKIPYIHEIDACHVPDWVADTVWYQIFPERFANGNPEISPEGALTWDSSIKPKTSDFFGGDLQGIIDHLDYLQDLGITGLYLCPIFESPSNHKYNTTDYFEIDRHFGDKETFRQLVDQAHQRGMKIMLDAVFNHIGDQSPQWQDVLKYGEDSVYKDWFHVQEFPVTKDKLGDPRKLPYHTFAFASYMPKLNTAKPQVRDYLLSVATYWIEEFDIDAWRLDVANEVDHQFWRDFRKAVLAKNPDLYILGEVWHTSQPWLNGDEFHAVMNYPLSDSIKDYFLRGVKKSHQFIDEINSQSMYYRQQISEVMFNLLDSHDTERILTTAKGDTQLVKSALACLFLQRGTPCFYYGTELELDGGPDPDCRRVMPWERVSDSNEMLHFMKKLIQLRKSVSDIIQHGTYSLQEIKPDVVSLAWDYDGQKIQAIFNQSSENYLVDRDSVALASHCQELDQQLMILPKGFVIQ; translated from the coding sequence ATGGAATTAACAGCCATTTACCACAGACCAGAGTCGGAGTATGCTTATCTTTATAAAGACAAGACAATGCACATTCGTATCCGGACCAAGAAAGATGATATTGAAAGCATCAACTTACATTATGGAGATCCTTTTATCTTTATAGAGGACCGTTATGAAGATAGTAAGGAGATGAGTAAAGTAACTTCCGATGCTTTGTTTGATTATTGGCAAGTGGAGATTTCAGTTGACTATGCCCGACTCCAGTATCTCTTTGAACTTAAGGATAAGCAAGCTCAGAGTATTTTGTATGGTGATAAGGGATGTGTTGAAAACACGCTAGAAAATCTTCATTATGAAGGAAATGGATTTAAAATTCCTTATATTCATGAGATTGATGCTTGCCATGTTCCTGACTGGGTGGCCGATACAGTTTGGTATCAGATTTTTCCAGAACGCTTTGCTAATGGCAATCCTGAGATTTCACCTGAAGGGGCTCTGACTTGGGATAGCTCTATCAAACCAAAGACGAGCGATTTCTTTGGTGGTGATTTACAAGGTATTATTGACCATCTGGATTACTTGCAAGATTTGGGGATTACAGGACTTTATCTCTGTCCGATTTTTGAATCCCCAAGCAATCACAAGTATAATACGACGGATTATTTCGAAATTGACCGTCATTTTGGAGATAAGGAAACTTTCCGTCAACTGGTGGACCAAGCCCATCAGAGAGGCATGAAGATCATGCTGGACGCTGTTTTCAACCATATTGGGGACCAATCGCCACAATGGCAGGATGTTCTCAAATATGGTGAAGATTCCGTTTACAAAGACTGGTTCCATGTTCAAGAGTTCCCAGTGACTAAGGATAAGCTCGGTGATCCAAGAAAGCTCCCTTATCATACCTTTGCCTTTGCCAGCTATATGCCCAAGCTCAATACGGCAAAACCTCAAGTAAGGGACTATTTACTAAGTGTTGCGACCTACTGGATTGAAGAGTTTGATATCGATGCTTGGCGTTTGGATGTGGCTAATGAAGTGGACCACCAATTTTGGAGAGATTTTCGGAAGGCTGTCCTGGCTAAAAATCCTGACCTTTATATTCTTGGAGAGGTCTGGCACACTTCACAGCCTTGGCTAAATGGCGATGAATTCCACGCAGTCATGAACTATCCTCTCTCTGACAGTATCAAGGATTATTTCTTGCGTGGGGTTAAGAAGTCTCATCAATTTATCGATGAGATCAATAGCCAGTCTATGTACTATAGACAACAGATTTCGGAAGTGATGTTCAATCTTTTGGATTCGCATGATACGGAGCGCATTTTGACTACTGCCAAGGGAGATACCCAACTTGTGAAGTCTGCCCTTGCTTGCCTCTTTTTACAAAGGGGGACACCGTGTTTCTACTATGGAACGGAGTTAGAATTAGATGGAGGGCCAGACCCAGATTGTCGTCGTGTCATGCCTTGGGAACGTGTTTCCGATAGCAATGAGATGCTTCATTTCATGAAGAAATTGATTCAGCTTCGCAAGAGTGTCTCAGATATAATCCAACATGGAACCTACAGTCTGCAAGAAATCAAGCCAGATGTGGTATCTCTGGCATGGGATTATGATGGACAAAAAATCCAAGCTATTTTTAACCAATCAAGTGAAAACTATCTTGTAGACCGTGATTCTGTAGCGCTAGCCAGTCATTGCCAAGAATTGGACCAGCAACTGATGATTTTGCCTAAAGGTTTTGTCATTCAATAA